GACGCCACGtctgcacagcagcagcagcagcagcacacgcACGACGGCATGACACGGCATGCGGATGCAAGGTTCATGCAGATGGCCATTGGGACACTGGCCACAATACTGCTATATTTATCGCTGTCCATAACGCTCACCTTCTATCAGACGGACATCAATCGGGAGCTGCCCTTTCCGCTGACCATTGTCACGTATCATTTAATATTGAAGTTTCTGCTGGCTGCACTGGTGCGCAGCATCTATAAGATGCGTGTGGGCAAGACGCGCGTCCAGCTGGACTGGCGGGTGGCTGTGCGAAAAATGGCGCCAACGGGCGTTGCCAGCGGCATTGACATCGGTTTCTCCAATTGGGGCCTTGCACTGGTGCCTATATCGTTGTATACAATGACCAAATCCTCGACCATTGTGTTTATACTGCTCTTTGCCATCTTGCTGGGACTGGAGCGCAAGGTGAGCGTGCGTTTGCATTATAAATATAGCAATTATAGTAaaatcaattggttttttttagaGCTGGTCTTTGGTGCTCATAGTGGGTCTGATAGGTCTGGGCCTATTCATGTTCACGTACAAGTCGACGCAGTTCAATACGCTGGGCTTCTTCTTTATACTGTTTGCCTCGCTGAGCAGCGGCCTGCGCTGGAGTTTCGCGCAGTTTATAATGCAAAAATCCAAGCTGGGTCTGCACAATCCCATCGACATGATATACCATATGCAGCCCTGGATGATTGCATCGCTGTTGCCGCTAGTTGTTTCCATTGAAGGTGCCCAAGGATTTCAATCATAATAAGAGCAATAAGTTAACGTTTTCCACACATCTGTTCGCAGGTCCAAGGCTCTATAAAGTGCTAGAAAATCTGCATAATGTGTCCGAGGCGGATGTCATTTGGACGCTTGCCCGCATTACACTGGGCGCATTTATAGCATTTTTCAT
The sequence above is a segment of the Drosophila virilis strain 15010-1051.87 chromosome 3, Dvir_AGI_RSII-ME, whole genome shotgun sequence genome. Coding sequences within it:
- the LOC6624732 gene encoding solute carrier family 35 member C2, which encodes MVGPKYERLNTGDVDVGSDADAENNIEEVELSHDLTHKNASASQERRQLSSHANFKYAQSNSSDNGNNGSDATSAQQQQQQHTHDGMTRHADARFMQMAIGTLATILLYLSLSITLTFYQTDINRELPFPLTIVTYHLILKFLLAALVRSIYKMRVGKTRVQLDWRVAVRKMAPTGVASGIDIGFSNWGLALVPISLYTMTKSSTIVFILLFAILLGLERKSWSLVLIVGLIGLGLFMFTYKSTQFNTLGFFFILFASLSSGLRWSFAQFIMQKSKLGLHNPIDMIYHMQPWMIASLLPLVVSIEGPRLYKVLENLHNVSEADVIWTLARITLGAFIAFFMEVSEFLVLCKTSSLTLSIAGIFKDICQLALAVALKGDQLSPINLVGLAVCLAGIACHLLHKYSSMAKLNKQQLALQLEDDGEDMCAEYDFNKGNTIVGVHGNTAGTHATLTAPLLEQTDSEDESATDSAHKQNASDVIFDVLKRRDMQR